One stretch of Niallia sp. XMNu-256 DNA includes these proteins:
- a CDS encoding LysM peptidoglycan-binding domain-containing protein: MKRLWKNYSYAIILVVISIVATTIIKINLSTNHQYMTITVQSGESLWEISQRFEEQHGLSELQFIEWVEKNNGVSRDFIIAGNELTLPIPISPIELGKVRNLASQ, encoded by the coding sequence TTGAAAAGATTATGGAAAAACTATTCTTACGCTATTATTCTTGTTGTTATTTCAATAGTTGCAACAACTATTATTAAAATTAACTTATCTACTAATCATCAATATATGACCATAACGGTTCAGAGCGGCGAATCATTATGGGAAATTAGCCAAAGGTTTGAAGAACAGCATGGTCTTTCAGAATTACAATTTATTGAGTGGGTTGAGAAAAACAACGGAGTTTCTAGAGACTTTATTATAGCGGGGAATGAATTAACCTTACCGATTCCAATCAGTCCAATCGAATTAGGTAAAGTCCGTAATTTAGCTAGCCAATAA
- a CDS encoding cytochrome c biogenesis protein CcdA, translating to MTDINLFLAFGAGFLSFISPCSLPLYPAFLSYITGMSIGELKNDNGRLQKRSFIHTICFLIGFSIIFIAIGFGTSFIGQFFIQYQDLIRQIGAVFIILFGLMVIGFIKPEFLMKDRRMEFKSRPSGFIGSILIGMAFAAGWTPCTGPILMSVIMLAGSNPESGIIYMLAYSLGFSLPFLILSFFVGKMGWIRKHNIKIMKIGGYLMIVMGIFLFFDWMTVIISLLTALFGGFTGF from the coding sequence ATGACTGACATAAATTTATTTCTTGCATTTGGTGCAGGTTTTTTAAGTTTTATTTCTCCGTGTAGTCTTCCGCTCTATCCAGCATTTCTATCTTATATTACTGGAATGTCTATTGGTGAACTAAAAAATGATAATGGTAGGCTTCAAAAGAGAAGTTTCATACATACGATTTGTTTTTTAATTGGTTTCTCCATTATCTTTATTGCGATTGGATTTGGCACATCCTTTATTGGACAGTTTTTTATCCAATATCAGGATTTAATCCGCCAAATCGGAGCAGTCTTTATTATTCTCTTCGGATTGATGGTTATAGGATTTATTAAACCAGAATTTTTAATGAAAGATCGACGGATGGAATTTAAAAGTCGCCCATCTGGCTTTATTGGGTCTATTTTAATTGGGATGGCTTTTGCAGCGGGGTGGACACCTTGTACAGGACCAATCTTAATGTCTGTGATTATGCTCGCTGGATCAAATCCAGAATCAGGTATAATCTATATGCTTGCCTATTCTTTAGGATTTTCATTACCTTTCTTGATACTTTCATTTTTTGTTGGAAAAATGGGTTGGATTCGAAAACATAATATAAAGATTATGAAAATAGGCGGATATCTCATGATTGTTATGGGAATATTCTTATTTTTCGATTGGATGACAGTAATTATTTCACTTTTAACTGCTTTATTTGGTGGTTTTACAGGATTTTAA
- the sirA gene encoding sporulation inhibitor of replication protein SirA, protein MRTYQLYLIDEEFASHYFGKERLFYQLFKEYDEAAGELKHIIKKQIDFITKPINSFRIQHYLQHNLQKYMSFQHKNGKYYLEAGKKSRAELEIKNHSIILKSNGQFDAETVFFEVLRKAESSFLAIDIENQHCGWLKPIKERKFI, encoded by the coding sequence ATGAGAACGTATCAACTATATTTAATCGATGAAGAGTTTGCCTCCCATTACTTCGGAAAAGAGCGGTTGTTTTATCAACTGTTTAAAGAATATGATGAGGCTGCAGGAGAATTAAAACATATTATAAAAAAACAAATTGATTTTATTACGAAACCTATTAATAGTTTCAGAATTCAACATTATTTACAGCATAACTTACAAAAATATATGAGTTTTCAACATAAAAATGGCAAATACTATTTAGAAGCTGGGAAGAAAAGTCGAGCTGAATTAGAAATAAAGAATCATTCTATCATATTAAAGTCAAATGGCCAATTCGACGCAGAAACGGTCTTTTTTGAAGTATTACGCAAAGCAGAATCATCCTTTTTAGCAATTGACATTGAAAATCAGCATTGTGGCTGGTTAAAACCTATAAAGGAAAGAAAATTTATCTAA
- a CDS encoding DUF896 domain-containing protein: protein MLSKEKLARINELAKKAKQTGLTETEAKEQSKLRGEYLQTFRSSMLNTLKSVKVVDPEGNDVTPEKLKIVQQQKEKH from the coding sequence ATGCTTTCTAAAGAAAAATTAGCTAGAATAAATGAATTAGCGAAAAAGGCAAAACAAACTGGATTAACAGAAACAGAGGCAAAAGAACAATCAAAACTTCGTGGAGAATATTTGCAAACTTTCCGTTCATCCATGCTAAATACTTTAAAATCAGTTAAAGTAGTAGATCCAGAAGGAAATGATGTTACACCAGAAAAGCTTAAAATCGTTCAACAACAAAAAGAAAAGCACTAA
- a CDS encoding bile acid:sodium symporter family protein — MLQQINLTLNKMMPFTTPVAVLVGIIFSAYVRDFSFLVPWLFAFMTFEGSLSMNLKSIKGVITHPLPVFMIIAFLHIIMPLYAWFVGHITFSGDHLTITGIILGMVIPTGVTSFIWVTMKNGNAALTLTVILIDSLLSPIVVPLSLSLLVGQKVDMDVTSMMSGLLYMIVLPSLAGMALNQFTHGKVVLKWKPRFAPISKLFLFLVVCLNGAVISPYFKDFKLSYLSIIVVVIFVSFSGYFLAYWIGKLLKYDYEMLVSFTFSGGMRNISTGAVIAISYFPSAVVFPVVVGMLFQQILASIFARVLDKRKEKMLQQSETVSA, encoded by the coding sequence ATGTTGCAACAAATCAATTTAACACTAAATAAAATGATGCCTTTTACTACACCAGTAGCTGTCTTGGTTGGGATTATTTTTTCAGCGTATGTTAGGGATTTTTCATTTCTAGTCCCTTGGCTATTTGCTTTTATGACATTTGAAGGAAGTCTATCTATGAATCTGAAGTCTATTAAGGGAGTGATTACTCATCCCTTGCCTGTTTTTATGATTATTGCCTTTCTACATATTATTATGCCGCTTTATGCATGGTTTGTTGGTCATATTACCTTTAGCGGAGACCACTTAACGATTACGGGTATTATTCTTGGAATGGTCATTCCAACAGGGGTAACGAGTTTCATTTGGGTAACGATGAAAAACGGCAATGCTGCACTGACATTAACTGTCATATTAATTGATTCCCTTCTATCACCCATTGTCGTTCCTCTAAGCTTATCTTTATTAGTAGGACAAAAAGTAGACATGGACGTTACAAGTATGATGAGCGGATTGCTCTATATGATTGTATTGCCATCACTTGCGGGGATGGCTCTAAATCAGTTCACACATGGTAAAGTCGTATTAAAGTGGAAACCAAGATTTGCTCCAATATCTAAACTATTTCTATTTCTAGTTGTTTGTTTAAATGGAGCTGTAATTTCTCCTTATTTTAAGGATTTTAAGTTAAGCTATCTTTCAATCATTGTCGTTGTTATATTTGTTTCCTTTAGTGGTTATTTCTTGGCTTATTGGATAGGCAAACTCTTGAAGTATGACTATGAAATGTTGGTCTCTTTTACCTTCAGTGGTGGTATGAGGAATATAAGTACGGGAGCTGTAATCGCCATTTCTTATTTCCCTTCTGCAGTTGTATTTCCAGTTGTGGTTGGTATGCTCTTTCAACAAATTTTAGCCTCGATATTCGCTCGTGTACTTGATAAGCGTAAGGAAAAAATGTTGCAACAATCTGAAACAGTGAGCGCTTAG
- the glnA gene encoding type I glutamate--ammonia ligase — MTKHTKEDIHKLCEEQNVKFIRLQFTDILGIIKNVEIPVSQLEKALDNKMMFDGSSIEGFVRIEESDMYLFPDLDTFVVFPWTAEKGKVARLICDIHNSDGTPFAGDPRNNLKRILKEMEELGYTNFNLGPEPEFFLFKLDEKGEPTLELNDHGGYFDLAPTDLGENCRRDIVLELEEMGFDIEASHHETAPGQHEIDFKYADALRACDDIQTFKLIVKTIARKHGLHATFMPKPIFGVAGSGMHCNLSLFRNGENVFYDPNADIQLSETARQFIAGVVKHAPAFTAITNPTVNSYKRLVPGYEAPCYVAWSTSNRSPLVRIPASRGLSTRVEVRSVDPSANPYLALAVLLKAGLDGIENKLTPPAPVDRNIYAMDREERLAEGIIDLPPSLARALEELHANEVVVSALGPHIYEHFVEAKEIEWDMFRTQVTEWERSHYMKMY; from the coding sequence ATGACAAAGCACACAAAAGAAGATATCCATAAATTGTGTGAGGAACAAAATGTAAAATTTATTCGTCTACAATTTACAGATATTTTAGGGATCATTAAAAACGTAGAAATCCCAGTAAGTCAATTAGAGAAAGCTCTCGATAATAAAATGATGTTTGATGGGTCTTCGATAGAAGGATTTGTTCGCATAGAAGAGTCAGATATGTATTTATTTCCTGATTTAGATACCTTTGTCGTGTTTCCATGGACAGCGGAAAAAGGAAAGGTTGCTCGCTTAATTTGTGATATTCATAACTCAGATGGAACTCCTTTTGCAGGAGATCCACGTAACAACTTAAAACGTATTTTAAAAGAAATGGAAGAGTTAGGATATACTAATTTTAATCTCGGACCAGAACCAGAATTTTTCTTATTCAAGTTAGACGAGAAAGGGGAACCAACCCTTGAATTAAACGACCACGGTGGATATTTTGATTTAGCTCCTACTGATCTAGGAGAGAATTGCCGTCGTGACATCGTACTTGAGCTTGAAGAAATGGGATTTGACATTGAAGCATCTCACCATGAAACTGCGCCTGGGCAACATGAAATTGACTTTAAATATGCAGATGCCCTTAGAGCCTGTGATGATATTCAAACCTTTAAATTAATCGTTAAAACAATTGCACGGAAACATGGATTACATGCGACTTTTATGCCAAAACCAATATTTGGGGTAGCCGGATCTGGAATGCACTGTAATCTTTCATTATTTAGAAATGGTGAAAATGTATTTTATGATCCAAATGCTGACATACAATTAAGCGAAACTGCCCGTCAATTTATTGCTGGAGTTGTCAAGCATGCACCTGCTTTTACTGCCATTACAAATCCAACTGTCAATTCCTACAAACGTTTAGTACCAGGTTATGAAGCACCATGTTATGTGGCATGGTCTACTAGTAATCGTTCACCGTTAGTACGGATTCCTGCATCTCGTGGTTTAAGTACACGGGTTGAAGTACGAAGTGTCGATCCCTCTGCAAACCCATATTTAGCTTTAGCTGTCTTACTTAAAGCAGGACTTGATGGAATTGAAAATAAATTAACTCCTCCTGCTCCAGTAGATCGTAATATTTATGCGATGGATCGTGAGGAAAGGTTAGCAGAAGGAATTATCGATTTACCACCATCATTAGCTAGAGCTCTTGAAGAGTTACACGCGAATGAAGTAGTTGTATCTGCACTAGGGCCCCATATTTATGAGCATTTTGTTGAAGCAAAAGAAATCGAATGGGATATGTTCCGAACACAAGTTACAGAATGGGAAAGATCACATTATATGAAAATGTACTAA
- a CDS encoding DUF2621 domain-containing protein yields MLEGWFLWFILFWVVVLLGSFAIGGFFMFRKFLKKMPKEDGKSDMDWEEYYVNETINLWKQEEKELLSDLVSPVPELFRDVAKHKIAGKIGELALNEKASKIDQDLVIRGYILATPKRDYKFLRKKLEEKRIELEPYEHLFH; encoded by the coding sequence ATGTTAGAAGGCTGGTTTCTCTGGTTTATCTTATTTTGGGTTGTTGTATTATTAGGTTCATTTGCAATCGGTGGATTTTTCATGTTTCGAAAATTCCTGAAAAAAATGCCTAAAGAGGATGGAAAATCAGACATGGATTGGGAGGAATACTATGTTAATGAAACAATTAATTTATGGAAGCAAGAAGAGAAGGAATTATTATCTGATTTAGTCTCACCTGTACCTGAATTGTTTCGAGATGTGGCTAAGCATAAGATCGCGGGGAAAATTGGAGAACTTGCTCTTAATGAAAAGGCTAGTAAAATTGATCAAGATTTAGTAATAAGAGGCTACATTTTAGCGACACCTAAAAGAGATTATAAGTTTCTTCGTAAAAAACTAGAAGAAAAAAGGATTGAATTAGAGCCTTATGAACACTTATTTCACTAA
- a CDS encoding response regulator transcription factor codes for MITIVIAEDQQMMLGALGSLLNLEEDLEVVGKAKNGEEAIALVHKHQPDICIMDIEMPLKSGLEAAEELKGKNCKVIILTTFARTGYFQRALKAGVCAYLLKDSPSEELANTIRSVMAGKRIYAPELMDDFYSEENPLTEREKEVLGLVADGRNTKEIAEELKLKSGTVRNYISTILDKLEVKNRIEAISRSKEKGWFK; via the coding sequence ATGATTACAATCGTGATTGCAGAAGATCAACAAATGATGTTAGGTGCTTTAGGCTCACTATTGAATCTAGAGGAAGATTTAGAAGTAGTGGGGAAAGCAAAGAATGGGGAAGAGGCAATTGCATTAGTTCATAAACACCAACCAGATATTTGCATTATGGACATAGAGATGCCATTGAAGAGCGGCTTAGAAGCTGCAGAAGAGTTGAAAGGGAAAAATTGCAAAGTAATTATATTAACAACATTTGCAAGAACCGGCTACTTTCAACGTGCACTTAAAGCAGGAGTGTGTGCTTATCTATTAAAAGACAGCCCGAGCGAAGAATTAGCCAATACGATTAGAAGTGTAATGGCAGGTAAGCGAATTTATGCACCAGAGCTAATGGACGACTTTTACAGTGAAGAAAATCCACTAACAGAACGTGAAAAAGAAGTTCTTGGTTTAGTTGCAGATGGCAGAAATACGAAAGAAATCGCTGAAGAATTAAAATTAAAGTCTGGCACAGTCCGAAACTATATTTCTACTATCTTAGATAAACTTGAAGTAAAAAATAGAATTGAAGCAATCTCCCGATCAAAAGAAAAAGGTTGGTTTAAGTGA
- a CDS encoding sensor histidine kinase: protein MKKGFRIIQSSTGVSPYIWALFAILPFYFIIQWSTTVEMVTGIILSIFFFISYRFAFISKGWVRYCWTSVLIVLSVIMTSFFTYVYFAFFLAYLIGNFQQKSAFITFYIIHLVSTAIAINVNFITPTDLFIQQLPFIVIILISVILMPFSIRSRKRREQLEEQLAFANKRIANLIVQEERQRIARDLHDTLGQKLSLIGLKSDLARKILEKDPEKARSELKDIQQTARMALSEVRKLVSDMRGIRLKEEIKHVKEILEAAGIQWEIEGDFGLSRVPVFIENILSMCLKEAVTNVVKHSHATKCSISINQTNNEIMITITDNGKGFRDNELFEGGNGIAGMKERLEFVNGNLTVNSDQGATVIFQIPNVIKRGGTT from the coding sequence ATGAAAAAAGGATTTCGAATCATACAAAGCAGTACAGGTGTATCACCTTATATTTGGGCTTTATTTGCCATATTGCCGTTTTATTTTATAATTCAGTGGTCTACCACAGTTGAAATGGTAACAGGAATCATCCTATCTATCTTTTTCTTTATATCCTACCGATTTGCTTTCATTTCGAAAGGGTGGGTACGATATTGTTGGACCAGTGTACTTATTGTTTTATCTGTCATTATGACAAGCTTTTTTACTTACGTATATTTTGCTTTTTTCTTAGCTTACTTGATCGGGAATTTTCAGCAAAAGTCCGCATTTATTACCTTTTATATTATCCACCTAGTGAGTACGGCGATTGCTATTAATGTCAATTTCATCACACCAACTGATTTATTTATTCAACAATTACCATTTATTGTTATTATTTTGATAAGCGTAATTTTAATGCCATTCAGTATCAGAAGTAGAAAACGGCGAGAACAATTAGAGGAACAGTTAGCCTTTGCTAATAAAAGGATAGCTAATTTAATTGTTCAAGAGGAGAGACAAAGGATTGCACGTGATCTTCATGATACATTAGGACAAAAGTTATCACTTATCGGCTTGAAAAGTGATTTAGCCAGAAAAATATTAGAAAAAGACCCGGAGAAAGCGAGATCTGAACTAAAAGACATTCAACAGACCGCTAGAATGGCTTTAAGCGAAGTGAGAAAACTTGTATCTGATATGCGCGGCATTCGACTAAAGGAAGAAATCAAACATGTAAAAGAAATCTTAGAAGCTGCAGGTATTCAATGGGAAATCGAGGGTGATTTTGGTTTATCTAGAGTTCCTGTGTTTATTGAAAACATATTAAGTATGTGCCTAAAAGAAGCTGTCACAAACGTAGTAAAGCATAGCCATGCTACGAAATGTAGTATTTCTATCAATCAAACGAATAATGAAATCATGATTACCATTACTGATAATGGGAAAGGATTTCGTGATAATGAATTATTTGAGGGTGGAAATGGAATAGCAGGTATGAAGGAAAGGCTAGAGTTTGTGAATGGGAACTTAACAGTAAATTCAGATCAAGGTGCGACTGTAATCTTTCAAATACCAAACGTAATTAAAAGGGGAGGAACAACATGA
- a CDS encoding YneF family protein, with amino-acid sequence MGMYILVGALCLLAGVALGFFIARKYMMNYLKKNPPINEQMLKMMMMQMGMKPSQKKINQMMQAMNKQQGK; translated from the coding sequence ATGGGAATGTATATTCTAGTTGGTGCATTGTGCTTATTAGCCGGTGTGGCGCTAGGTTTTTTCATCGCTAGAAAATATATGATGAATTACTTGAAGAAGAACCCACCAATTAATGAACAAATGCTAAAAATGATGATGATGCAAATGGGCATGAAGCCATCACAAAAGAAAATCAATCAAATGATGCAAGCAATGAATAAACAACAAGGAAAATAA
- the lexA gene encoding transcriptional repressor LexA — protein MTTKLSKRQQDILDFIKSEVRQKGYPPSVREIGEAVGLASSSTVHGHLARLESKGLIRRDPTKPRAIEILDNEHLNIPQPNVINVPVVGKVTAGLPITAIENVEEFFPLPENLAPSDEQLFMLEIMGDSMIEAGILDGDYVIVRQQSIANNGDIVVAMTEDDEATVKRFFKEADSFRLQPENSTMKPIILNNVSILGKVIGVYRHIH, from the coding sequence ATGACAACAAAACTATCCAAACGGCAACAAGATATTTTAGATTTTATCAAAAGTGAAGTACGACAGAAAGGCTACCCACCTTCTGTTCGCGAAATAGGAGAAGCAGTGGGACTTGCATCAAGTTCAACCGTACATGGTCATTTAGCAAGACTTGAGAGCAAAGGTTTAATTCGAAGAGACCCTACGAAGCCAAGAGCTATTGAAATATTAGATAATGAACATTTAAATATCCCACAACCTAATGTAATTAATGTTCCAGTTGTGGGGAAGGTAACCGCTGGATTACCAATAACAGCAATAGAGAATGTTGAAGAATTCTTCCCATTACCTGAAAACCTTGCACCATCTGACGAGCAATTGTTTATGCTGGAAATTATGGGTGACAGTATGATTGAAGCTGGTATATTAGATGGGGATTATGTTATTGTTCGGCAGCAGAGTATAGCAAATAACGGGGATATTGTGGTTGCAATGACAGAGGATGATGAAGCAACGGTTAAGCGATTTTTTAAAGAGGCTGATTCTTTCCGTTTGCAGCCTGAAAACTCTACAATGAAACCTATTATTCTCAATAATGTTAGTATATTAGGCAAAGTAATTGGTGTTTATCGGCATATACATTAA
- a CDS encoding response regulator: MSKILIVDDAKFMRMTISNILSRAGYEIVGEGENGKDAIRLYRELQPDLVILDITMPEMNGIEAVKEIKKEFPHAKIIMCSAMGQQKMVVEAIESGARDFIVKPFDEACVIDSINRILE, encoded by the coding sequence ATGTCCAAAATTTTAATTGTTGATGATGCTAAGTTTATGAGAATGACTATTTCGAATATACTATCTAGAGCAGGTTATGAAATTGTTGGAGAAGGCGAAAACGGAAAAGATGCTATACGGCTATACCGTGAGTTGCAACCTGATTTAGTTATATTAGATATTACTATGCCGGAGATGAATGGGATTGAGGCAGTAAAGGAAATAAAAAAAGAATTTCCTCATGCGAAAATAATCATGTGCTCGGCCATGGGACAACAAAAAATGGTAGTTGAGGCAATTGAATCAGGAGCAAGGGATTTTATCGTCAAACCTTTTGATGAAGCCTGTGTGATCGATTCAATCAACCGAATTCTTGAGTAA
- the tkt gene encoding transketolase, giving the protein MFDEIDSLAISSIRTLSIDAIEKANSGHPGMPMGSAPMAYTLWSRYMNINPNNPKWFNRDRFVLSAGHGSMLLYSLLHLSGYDVSMDDIKNFRQWGSKTPGHPEYGHTPGVDATSGPLGQGIAMAVGMAMAERHLAQIYNKEQYPLIDHYTYSICGDGDLMEGVSAEAASLAGHLKLGRLIVLYDSNDISLDGDLNQAFSESVQDRFKAYGWQYLRVEDGNDLTAIANAIEEAKNDDSRPTLIEVRTVIGYGSPNKSGKAASHGAPLGVEETKLTKEAYKWTFEEDFYVPQEVYDQFRKLVLEKGEHKEREWKELFSKYKEAFPELGSELQQAINHELPSDWSKDIPVYEEGKSLASRAASGEVLNAIAKKLPSFFGGSADLAGSNKTLIKGSADFLPTSYEGRNIWFGVREFAMGAALNGMALHGGLKVFGGTFFVFSDYLRPAIRLAALMGLPVTYVFTHDSVAVGEDGPTHEPVEHLSALRGMPNLSVIRPADGNETAVAWKLAIESSNQPTALVLTRQDLPTLPGTVKNAYENVAKGAYIISPAEKETAEILLLATGSEVNLAVEAQKALETEGISASVISMPSWDRFEKQSQAYKDSIIPKNIKARLAIEMGASLGWHKYVGDEGDVLAIDQFGASAPGEKIIQEYGFTVENVVAKAKALLRK; this is encoded by the coding sequence ATGTTTGATGAAATTGATTCATTAGCTATATCGTCCATTAGAACATTATCCATTGACGCAATTGAGAAAGCAAATTCGGGACACCCAGGTATGCCTATGGGATCAGCGCCAATGGCATATACATTATGGAGCCGATATATGAACATTAACCCTAATAATCCAAAATGGTTTAATCGGGATCGTTTTGTCCTATCAGCTGGACATGGTTCGATGTTACTTTATAGTTTACTCCATCTTTCGGGTTACGATGTTTCCATGGATGATATCAAAAACTTTCGTCAATGGGGAAGTAAAACACCTGGTCATCCTGAATATGGACATACTCCAGGAGTTGATGCAACATCAGGTCCATTAGGTCAAGGTATTGCTATGGCTGTTGGTATGGCAATGGCTGAAAGGCATCTTGCTCAGATTTACAACAAAGAGCAATATCCATTAATAGATCATTATACATATAGTATTTGTGGAGATGGAGATCTCATGGAAGGAGTTTCTGCTGAAGCAGCTTCTCTAGCAGGGCATTTGAAATTAGGTCGCCTCATTGTTCTTTATGATTCCAATGACATTTCTCTTGACGGTGATTTAAATCAAGCTTTTTCCGAAAGTGTGCAAGATCGTTTTAAAGCATATGGATGGCAGTATTTGCGTGTAGAAGACGGAAATGATTTAACTGCTATTGCCAATGCAATTGAAGAAGCTAAGAATGATGATTCACGACCAACATTAATAGAAGTACGTACGGTTATTGGATATGGATCTCCAAATAAATCTGGCAAAGCAGCTTCACACGGAGCTCCATTGGGCGTAGAAGAAACAAAATTAACGAAAGAAGCCTATAAGTGGACATTTGAAGAGGATTTCTATGTGCCTCAAGAAGTGTATGATCAGTTCCGAAAACTAGTCCTTGAAAAAGGTGAGCATAAAGAGAGAGAGTGGAAAGAGCTCTTCAGCAAATACAAAGAGGCTTTTCCAGAACTAGGATCCGAACTACAACAGGCGATTAATCATGAATTACCATCGGATTGGTCGAAAGATATTCCCGTTTATGAAGAAGGAAAAAGTCTTGCTAGTCGAGCAGCATCTGGTGAAGTCTTAAATGCAATTGCAAAAAAATTACCATCGTTCTTTGGTGGTTCAGCAGACCTTGCAGGATCCAACAAAACATTAATTAAAGGATCTGCAGACTTCTTACCTACGTCCTATGAAGGTAGAAATATTTGGTTCGGAGTTCGTGAATTTGCAATGGGAGCGGCGCTCAACGGTATGGCTTTACATGGCGGCTTAAAGGTATTTGGCGGAACATTTTTTGTATTCTCCGATTACTTAAGACCAGCGATAAGACTAGCAGCACTAATGGGGTTGCCTGTTACGTATGTATTTACACATGATAGCGTTGCGGTCGGAGAAGACGGTCCAACCCATGAACCAGTTGAACACCTTTCCGCTTTAAGAGGAATGCCAAACCTATCTGTTATCCGTCCGGCCGATGGGAACGAGACAGCTGTGGCTTGGAAACTTGCTATTGAATCATCAAATCAACCAACAGCACTTGTATTAACTCGACAAGACTTACCGACACTTCCAGGCACTGTTAAAAATGCTTATGAAAATGTTGCTAAAGGAGCATACATTATCTCACCTGCAGAAAAAGAAACAGCTGAAATTCTTTTACTTGCAACTGGTTCTGAGGTTAATTTAGCGGTAGAAGCGCAAAAAGCACTAGAAACTGAAGGTATTTCAGCTTCTGTTATCTCTATGCCTTCATGGGATCGCTTTGAAAAACAATCACAAGCCTATAAAGATTCCATTATTCCTAAAAATATTAAAGCACGATTAGCAATCGAAATGGGCGCATCTCTTGGCTGGCATAAATATGTTGGAGATGAAGGAGATGTACTGGCTATTGATCAATTTGGTGCATCAGCTCCTGGTGAAAAAATTATTCAAGAGTATGGATTTACTGTAGAGAATGTTGTTGCTAAAGCAAAAGCATTATTAAGAAAATAA
- a CDS encoding cytochrome c biogenesis protein CcdC: MNIAIITSIGAILMAIFAMIVRMKAAKKPASVRKILLPPLFMSTGALMYIFPEFRLNPMEILESVAIGMLFSLLLIKTSKFEIKGKDIYLKRSRAFAIILIGLLVVRIVAKLILSSTIDMGELSGMFFLLAFSMILPWRLAMYRDYKRLFLQLNSRVRQNSV; this comes from the coding sequence ATGAATATTGCTATAATAACTTCAATCGGTGCCATACTAATGGCAATTTTTGCGATGATTGTAAGAATGAAAGCTGCGAAAAAACCAGCCTCAGTAAGAAAAATTTTATTACCTCCATTATTTATGAGTACGGGTGCTCTAATGTACATATTTCCAGAATTTCGATTAAATCCAATGGAAATTCTGGAATCGGTCGCTATCGGAATGCTTTTTTCTCTACTATTGATTAAAACTTCAAAATTTGAAATTAAAGGGAAAGATATATATTTAAAACGGTCACGTGCATTCGCCATTATTTTAATAGGATTATTAGTTGTTCGAATTGTAGCCAAACTTATTTTAAGTTCTACCATTGATATGGGGGAATTAAGTGGCATGTTCTTTTTGTTAGCATTTAGCATGATTTTACCTTGGAGATTGGCAATGTATCGGGATTATAAAAGGTTATTTTTACAACTTAATTCTCGAGTACGACAGAATTCTGTTTGA